A section of the Labrus mixtus chromosome 15, fLabMix1.1, whole genome shotgun sequence genome encodes:
- the LOC132990010 gene encoding troponin C, slow skeletal and cardiac muscles-like: protein MDDVYKAAVENLTEEQKNEFKAAFDIFIQDAEDGCISTKELGKVMRMLGQNPTPEELQEMIDEVDEDGSGTVDFDEFLVMMVRCMKEESKGKSEEELAELFRMFDKNGDGYIDLDELKGMLESTGESITEDDIEELMKDGDKNNDGKIDYDEFLEFMKGVE from the exons GTTGAGAACTTAACGGAGGAGCAGAAAAATG AGTTCAAGGCCGCGTTTGACATCTTCATCCAGGATGCGGAGGACGGCTGCATCAGCACCAAGGAGCTGGGGAAGGTGATGAGGATGCTGGGACAGAATCCGACCCCTGAAGAGTTGCAGGAGATGATCGATGAGGTGGATGAGGACG GCAGCGGGACGGTAGATTTCGACGAGTTCTTGGTCATGATGGTCCGCTGCATGAAGGAGGAGAGCAAAGGGAaatcagaggaggagctggccGAACTGTTCCGCATGTTTGACAA GAACGGAGACGGCTACATAGACTTAGACGAGCTGAAGGGCATGCTGGAGTCAACCGGAGAGTCCATCACAGAAGACGACATCGAGGAGTTGATGAAGGACGGAGACAAAAACAATGATGGAAAAATTGACTATGACG AGTTCCTGGAGTTCATGAAAGGTGTTGAATAA